The following proteins come from a genomic window of Salinicoccus sp. RF5:
- the radA gene encoding DNA repair protein RadA, which produces MAKTKNIFECMACGHESPKWMGRCPNCGAWNQMEEKLVHKETKGRGTFGKPEAEGRQRSRKLERVNKSNTPRTLTQSGEFDRVLGGGIVDGSLILIGGDPGIGKSTILLQTALTLSQNHEVLYVSGEESLEQIKLRADRLTEGSDQLNVYSETNLFYIHDEIKRLDPDFLIIDSIQTVFNPDVTSAPGSVSQVRECTQSLMNIAKSGNIATFIVGHVTKEGQIAGPRMLEHMVDTVLYFEGDQHHTYRMLRAVKNRFGSTNEMGMFEMKSEGLKEVLNPSEVFLEERSKNTPGSAIVATMEGTRALLVEVQALVTPTHFHNPRRMATGIDQNRLSLLMAVLEKSEGLLMQQHDAYIKVAGGARLDEPAVDLSIIVSIASSFKAAQVRGDDCFIGEVGLTGEIRRVTKIEQRLQEAAKLGFNRAIIPASNMSGLEVPEGIEVISVRTLKDALKAAIKK; this is translated from the coding sequence ATGGCAAAGACGAAAAATATTTTCGAGTGTATGGCGTGCGGGCATGAATCGCCCAAGTGGATGGGCAGATGTCCAAACTGCGGTGCATGGAACCAGATGGAGGAGAAGCTTGTCCACAAGGAGACCAAGGGCAGAGGGACATTCGGCAAGCCTGAAGCAGAAGGGCGCCAGCGCAGCCGGAAGCTTGAACGCGTGAACAAGAGCAACACGCCGAGGACGCTGACCCAGAGTGGCGAGTTCGACAGGGTGCTCGGTGGCGGCATCGTCGATGGTTCCCTGATACTGATCGGAGGGGACCCAGGAATCGGGAAGTCGACGATTCTGCTCCAGACTGCGCTGACCCTGTCCCAGAACCACGAAGTGCTGTATGTTTCGGGTGAGGAATCACTGGAACAGATAAAACTGCGTGCGGACCGGCTGACCGAAGGAAGCGACCAGCTGAACGTCTACAGCGAAACGAACCTCTTCTACATCCATGATGAGATCAAACGGCTGGATCCGGACTTCCTGATCATAGATTCCATCCAGACCGTGTTCAATCCCGATGTGACAAGCGCCCCCGGCAGTGTTTCGCAGGTACGGGAGTGTACACAGAGCCTGATGAATATCGCGAAAAGCGGCAACATCGCCACCTTCATCGTGGGCCACGTGACCAAAGAGGGACAGATTGCGGGGCCAAGGATGCTCGAGCATATGGTGGATACGGTGCTCTATTTTGAAGGGGACCAGCATCATACGTACCGGATGCTCCGTGCGGTCAAGAACCGCTTCGGCTCCACGAATGAAATGGGCATGTTCGAGATGAAGAGCGAAGGACTGAAGGAAGTGCTCAATCCATCGGAAGTGTTCCTCGAGGAACGCTCGAAGAATACGCCCGGATCGGCCATAGTGGCGACCATGGAAGGGACGCGGGCGCTGCTGGTTGAGGTCCAGGCACTCGTCACACCGACGCACTTCCATAATCCGCGTCGCATGGCCACAGGCATCGACCAAAACCGTCTATCACTTCTGATGGCGGTGCTCGAGAAAAGTGAAGGACTGCTCATGCAGCAGCACGATGCCTACATCAAAGTTGCAGGGGGCGCCCGGTTGGATGAACCGGCAGTTGATCTGAGCATCATCGTCAGCATCGCTTCAAGCTTCAAGGCCGCACAGGTGCGCGGCGACGACTGCTTCATCGGTGAGGTCGGGCTGACCGGTGAGATCAGACGGGTCACTAAGATTGAACAGAGGCTCCAGGAGGCGGCGAAGCTCGGCTTCAACCGTGCAATCATCCCGGCGTCGAACATGAGTGGACTGGAGGTGCCGGAAGGCATCGAGGTCATCAGCGTCCGCACCTTGAAGGATGCGCTGAAAGCCGCAATCAAGAAGTAG
- a CDS encoding PIN/TRAM domain-containing protein produces the protein MLKYLLYILYVLIGVSLGVWLMPTLFQLLPFDLPMVIDNVLVHGLAGLLLFLLLFLWTVPKVESLIRRSEALILNRSLAEIVSATLGMIVGLLIAVLISLLINAIDIPLIGDIIPFILAVILGYLGFQIGLKKFSEVLDFLPGNFSKSQEEKKRIPRKFLDTSAIIDGRIVDVAKTGFIEGELVIPQFVLDELQLIADATDPIKRDKGQRGLDMLNTLQEQSDNVTIMPVDYDKLDVDHQLIEAAKAEQGVIITTDYNLNKVCQLHQIPVLNVNQLSDAIKVVVIQGDTFDLLISKTGKEENQGVGYLEDGTMVVVEEGRSLINKTIKVEVVSVLQTNSGRIVFAKKVRKK, from the coding sequence ATGTTGAAGTATCTGCTTTATATTCTGTACGTACTTATCGGGGTTTCACTCGGCGTCTGGCTCATGCCGACGCTCTTCCAGCTGCTTCCGTTCGATCTGCCGATGGTGATCGATAATGTATTGGTTCATGGCCTTGCCGGGCTGCTGCTGTTTCTCCTCCTCTTCCTGTGGACGGTGCCGAAAGTCGAATCGCTTATCCGGAGGAGCGAAGCCCTGATCCTGAACCGCAGCCTTGCAGAGATTGTGTCCGCCACACTAGGAATGATCGTCGGCCTTTTAATTGCTGTCTTAATTTCCCTATTGATCAATGCCATCGACATTCCTCTGATCGGCGATATCATTCCCTTCATACTGGCTGTGATACTGGGGTATCTCGGGTTCCAGATCGGGCTCAAGAAGTTCAGTGAAGTTCTGGATTTCCTCCCCGGCAATTTTTCGAAATCCCAGGAAGAGAAGAAGAGGATTCCGCGTAAGTTCCTCGATACGAGTGCCATCATAGATGGAAGGATCGTGGATGTGGCAAAGACGGGGTTCATCGAAGGGGAGCTCGTGATTCCGCAGTTCGTGCTGGATGAACTCCAGCTCATTGCCGATGCTACAGACCCGATCAAAAGGGACAAGGGACAGAGGGGGCTGGATATGCTGAACACCCTGCAGGAGCAAAGTGATAATGTCACCATCATGCCGGTCGATTACGACAAGCTTGATGTCGACCATCAGCTCATCGAAGCCGCGAAAGCCGAGCAGGGCGTCATCATCACCACCGACTACAACTTGAATAAAGTATGCCAGCTGCACCAGATCCCGGTCCTCAATGTAAATCAGCTATCCGATGCAATCAAAGTCGTCGTCATCCAGGGCGATACATTCGACCTGCTGATCTCGAAGACGGGCAAAGAGGAAAACCAGGGTGTCGGATATCTCGAAGATGGTACAATGGTTGTGGTCGAAGAAGGCAGGTCGCTCATAAACAAGACCATTAAAGTAGAAGTGGTAAGCGTGCTCCAGACGAATTCCGGACGCATTGTATTTGCGAAGAAAGTGAGAAAGAAATGA
- the ispD gene encoding 2-C-methyl-D-erythritol 4-phosphate cytidylyltransferase: MKYTVIIPAAGMGSRMHMDYNKVFIRLGDTPIIRMTVEKFEADPDCEAIHLAGRKGEMDTLKEMLKGCTKVKGIHEGGRERQHSIHNVLRAIDPAEYVFVHDGARPFVNQGTLDGLKASVELHQAVICGVKPKDTLKRISGDEVEETIDRTSVVAVHTPQAFEYDLLMRAYQNAAEKNLTVTDDSMMVEALGKRVHVTASTYDNIKITTEEDLKVAESIMKKGSE; encoded by the coding sequence ATGAAATATACAGTAATAATTCCAGCTGCCGGAATGGGCAGCAGAATGCATATGGATTACAATAAGGTTTTCATCAGGCTGGGAGACACCCCGATCATCCGGATGACTGTAGAGAAATTTGAAGCAGATCCCGACTGTGAAGCCATCCATCTTGCCGGGCGTAAGGGGGAGATGGATACATTAAAGGAGATGCTTAAGGGATGCACCAAGGTCAAAGGTATCCATGAAGGCGGCAGGGAGCGCCAGCACAGCATCCATAACGTCCTCAGGGCTATCGACCCTGCAGAATATGTGTTTGTCCATGATGGGGCGCGGCCCTTCGTCAACCAAGGAACGCTGGATGGTCTGAAGGCATCGGTGGAGTTGCATCAGGCAGTCATCTGCGGCGTGAAGCCGAAGGATACGCTGAAGCGCATATCCGGGGATGAAGTGGAGGAGACCATCGACCGTACGTCGGTCGTCGCAGTCCATACACCGCAGGCCTTCGAATATGACCTGCTCATGCGTGCATATCAGAATGCAGCGGAGAAGAACCTTACTGTGACGGATGACTCGATGATGGTGGAAGCACTTGGAAAAAGGGTCCATGTGACAGCATCGACTTATGATAACATTAAAATAACGACTGAAGAGGATCTGAAGGTCGCCGAATCCATTATGAAGAAAGGAAGTGAATGA
- the ispF gene encoding 2-C-methyl-D-erythritol 2,4-cyclodiphosphate synthase, which produces MLRIGHGFDVHAFEEGRPLIIGGIEIPHDRGLKGHSDADVLLHTMADAILGALALGDIGKFFPDTDAAFKDMDSKVLLSEVVEMMVQKGYRIGNIDAVIMAERPKFRPHIDDMRDVAASLLKTDLSNVNIKATTTEKLGFTGRGEGIASEAVVLIEKVEE; this is translated from the coding sequence ATGCTCAGAATCGGTCACGGATTTGATGTCCATGCGTTCGAGGAAGGACGTCCGCTGATCATCGGTGGCATCGAGATTCCCCATGACCGCGGGCTCAAGGGACACTCGGATGCGGATGTGCTGCTCCATACGATGGCGGATGCGATCCTCGGTGCCCTGGCTCTCGGGGATATCGGCAAGTTCTTCCCGGATACGGATGCGGCGTTCAAGGATATGGATTCCAAAGTGCTGCTTTCTGAAGTGGTGGAGATGATGGTCCAAAAAGGATATAGGATAGGGAACATCGATGCCGTCATCATGGCTGAGCGTCCCAAGTTCAGGCCGCATATCGATGATATGCGGGATGTTGCCGCCTCCCTTTTGAAGACGGATCTTTCAAATGTTAATATTAAAGCGACAACTACGGAAAAGCTCGGTTTTACAGGCAGGGGCGAAGGCATCGCTTCTGAAGCGGTAGTTCTAATTGAAAAAGTGGAGGAATAG
- the gltX gene encoding glutamate--tRNA ligase, translated as MDKVRVRYAPSPTGYLHIGNARSALFNYLFARRYDGDFIIRIEDTDSARNVEAGEESQLHYLKWLGLEWDESVDKDGGYGPYRQSERQHIYQPVIDKLLEEGKAYRCYMTSEELEAEREAQIARGEMPRYGGQHANLTEEEEQAFIDEGREPSIRFRVPKDETFVFDDIVKGEVSFDSNGIGDWVIVKKDGVPTYNFAVVIDDHMMEISHVLRGDDHISNTPKQQMIYQAMGWEEPKFGHMTLIVNENKKKLSKRDGSIIQFIEQYKDLGYLPEALFNFIALLGWTPEGEEEIFSKEEFIKLFDETRLSKSPAFFDKQKLTWINNQYMKEKDAETVFQMALPHLVKEGLVEENASETELDWARKLVALYQEQMSFAGEITTLSEQFFKDDIEFDEAANEVIAQEHIPELMTALHEKFSTMDDFSPEAIKAAIKEVQKSTGYKGKKLFMPIRVAVTGQTKGPELPETISLIGREKALARIGKLK; from the coding sequence ATGGATAAAGTAAGAGTGAGGTATGCACCAAGTCCGACAGGATATCTGCACATCGGTAACGCGCGGTCGGCATTGTTCAACTATCTTTTTGCCCGTCGTTATGACGGGGATTTCATCATCCGTATCGAAGATACGGACAGCGCCAGGAATGTGGAAGCAGGAGAAGAGTCCCAGCTCCACTATCTGAAATGGCTCGGTCTGGAATGGGACGAGAGTGTAGATAAGGACGGGGGCTACGGTCCCTACCGCCAGTCGGAACGCCAGCACATCTATCAGCCGGTCATCGACAAGCTGCTGGAGGAGGGCAAAGCCTATCGATGCTATATGACATCGGAAGAACTTGAAGCGGAGCGGGAGGCACAGATCGCCCGTGGAGAAATGCCGCGTTATGGCGGCCAGCACGCGAACCTGACGGAAGAAGAGGAGCAAGCATTCATCGATGAAGGCAGAGAACCGAGCATCCGTTTCCGTGTACCGAAGGATGAGACATTCGTATTCGATGATATTGTAAAGGGTGAAGTGTCATTTGATTCGAATGGTATCGGCGACTGGGTCATCGTCAAAAAGGACGGTGTGCCGACATACAATTTCGCTGTCGTCATCGACGACCACATGATGGAAATCTCCCATGTACTGCGTGGGGACGACCATATCTCCAATACGCCGAAACAACAGATGATCTATCAGGCGATGGGCTGGGAAGAGCCGAAATTCGGCCATATGACGCTCATCGTCAACGAGAATAAGAAGAAGCTCTCCAAGCGTGATGGCTCCATCATCCAGTTCATCGAACAGTATAAGGATTTGGGTTATCTGCCTGAAGCATTGTTCAACTTCATCGCATTGCTTGGGTGGACGCCTGAAGGGGAAGAGGAGATCTTCTCCAAGGAAGAATTCATCAAGCTGTTTGATGAGACTCGGCTGTCCAAGTCCCCGGCGTTCTTCGACAAGCAGAAGCTGACGTGGATCAATAACCAGTACATGAAGGAGAAGGATGCTGAAACGGTCTTCCAGATGGCACTCCCTCATCTGGTTAAGGAGGGGCTCGTCGAGGAGAACGCTTCCGAAACAGAACTGGACTGGGCCCGCAAGCTCGTAGCCCTCTACCAGGAGCAGATGAGCTTTGCAGGGGAGATCACAACCCTGTCCGAACAGTTCTTCAAGGATGATATCGAATTTGATGAAGCGGCGAACGAAGTCATCGCACAGGAGCATATTCCAGAACTGATGACAGCCCTGCACGAGAAGTTCAGCACGATGGACGACTTCTCTCCGGAAGCCATCAAGGCGGCAATCAAGGAAGTCCAGAAGTCGACCGGCTACAAGGGCAAGAAGCTCTTCATGCCGATCCGCGTGGCTGTGACCGGCCAGACGAAGGGGCCGGAGCTGCCGGAGACCATCTCACTGATCGGCAGGGAAAAGGCACTGGCGCGCATCGGAAAGTTGAAGTAG
- the cysE gene encoding serine O-acetyltransferase, whose translation MLDRMKEDIDMVLEMDPAAKNRMEVFITCSGLHAIWSHLIAHKLYKKKFTTSARIISQMSRFFTGIEIHPGAQVGRRLFIDHGMGTVIGETCRIGDNVTIYQGVTLGGTGKEEQKRHPDIDDNVLIAAGAKVLGNIRIHENSKIGANSVVLKDVPRDATVVGIPGYVVKQAGEKVKNARDLNHTDLPDPILDMIHGLEDEIKDFRHEVRNEVENGSHI comes from the coding sequence ATGCTGGATAGAATGAAGGAAGATATCGATATGGTGCTGGAGATGGATCCGGCTGCCAAAAATCGCATGGAAGTGTTTATCACTTGTTCAGGGCTCCATGCCATCTGGTCACACCTGATTGCCCATAAATTGTACAAGAAGAAGTTTACGACAAGTGCGCGCATTATCTCTCAGATGAGCCGTTTCTTCACCGGCATCGAAATCCACCCGGGGGCCCAGGTCGGGCGCAGGCTGTTCATCGACCATGGCATGGGTACCGTAATCGGGGAGACATGCCGCATCGGCGACAATGTGACGATATACCAGGGAGTGACCCTTGGCGGGACCGGCAAGGAGGAGCAGAAGCGGCACCCGGATATCGACGATAATGTGCTCATTGCAGCGGGTGCCAAAGTACTGGGGAACATACGCATCCACGAAAACTCGAAGATCGGTGCAAATTCCGTAGTATTGAAGGATGTGCCCCGTGATGCCACTGTCGTGGGCATTCCGGGCTATGTGGTCAAGCAGGCGGGCGAGAAGGTTAAGAATGCCAGGGATCTTAATCACACCGATCTGCCAGACCCGATTCTCGATATGATCCACGGATTGGAAGATGAAATCAAGGACTTTAGACACGAAGTCAGGAACGAGGTAGAAAATGGTTCTCATATTTAA
- the cysS gene encoding cysteine--tRNA ligase, which produces MVLIFNSLTRQKEEFKPIEDGKVKMYVCGPTVYNYIHIGNARPAIAFDTVRRYLEYKGYEVEYVSNFTDVDDKLIKASLELKEEVPVIADRFIKAFFEDTGALNVKPATHHPRVMDHMDDIIEFIQVLIDKGHAYESDGDVYFRTRSFDGYGKLSHQSVDDLKVGARIESGEKKQDPLDFVLWKQAKPNEIKWESPWGEGRPGWHIECSVMARHHLGDTIDIHAGGQDLTFPHHENEIAQSECMTDSTFANYWMHNGYINIDNEKMSKSLGNFILVHDIIKEINPNVLRFFMISVHYRNPINYNRELVGAAENGLKRIQFSYLQAKERLASAVGNGEDEVMLKIIDDNIKTFEAHMDDDFNTANAITAWHDLTTELNKYLRRHTTSAGVLERFVEVFEIYSTVLGIELDEAEVLLDEEIEALIEERNEARRNRDFARADEIRDDLKAQGIILEDTKEGVRFRRG; this is translated from the coding sequence ATGGTTCTCATATTTAACTCTTTAACGCGGCAGAAGGAAGAATTCAAACCCATCGAGGACGGCAAGGTAAAAATGTATGTGTGCGGCCCTACCGTGTATAATTATATCCACATCGGTAACGCGCGTCCGGCGATTGCATTCGATACGGTACGCCGTTATCTTGAATATAAGGGATATGAAGTGGAATATGTCTCCAACTTCACTGATGTCGATGACAAGCTCATCAAGGCATCACTCGAGCTGAAGGAAGAGGTCCCGGTCATCGCCGACCGTTTCATAAAAGCCTTCTTCGAGGACACGGGGGCATTGAACGTGAAGCCTGCCACACACCATCCACGTGTAATGGACCACATGGACGATATCATAGAGTTCATACAGGTGCTGATCGACAAGGGTCATGCCTATGAATCAGACGGCGATGTCTATTTCAGGACACGTTCCTTTGACGGATACGGAAAGCTCTCCCATCAGTCGGTGGATGATCTGAAGGTTGGAGCGAGGATTGAATCTGGGGAGAAGAAGCAGGATCCGCTGGACTTCGTGCTGTGGAAGCAGGCCAAGCCGAATGAAATCAAATGGGAATCACCATGGGGGGAAGGGCGCCCGGGCTGGCACATCGAATGCAGTGTCATGGCGCGCCACCATCTGGGTGATACGATAGACATCCACGCAGGCGGCCAGGACCTCACCTTCCCACACCATGAAAATGAGATTGCACAGAGCGAGTGCATGACGGACAGCACATTCGCAAACTACTGGATGCATAATGGCTACATCAATATAGACAATGAAAAGATGTCGAAGTCCCTTGGGAACTTCATCCTGGTCCATGACATCATCAAGGAAATCAATCCGAATGTCCTCCGCTTCTTCATGATCAGCGTCCACTACCGCAATCCGATCAACTATAACCGGGAGCTGGTCGGGGCTGCCGAGAACGGGCTGAAACGGATCCAGTTCAGCTACCTGCAGGCGAAGGAACGCCTTGCGAGTGCCGTAGGCAACGGTGAGGACGAGGTGATGCTGAAGATCATCGACGATAACATCAAGACGTTCGAAGCGCATATGGATGATGATTTCAATACGGCAAATGCCATTACGGCTTGGCATGACCTTACGACCGAACTGAACAAGTATCTGCGCCGCCATACGACATCTGCCGGGGTGCTGGAACGTTTCGTCGAAGTGTTCGAAATCTACAGCACGGTCCTCGGTATCGAACTCGATGAGGCTGAAGTATTGCTTGATGAGGAAATTGAAGCATTGATAGAGGAACGTAACGAAGCCAGGAGGAACAGGGATTTCGCGCGTGCGGATGAAATCCGTGACGACCTGAAGGCGCAGGGGATCATCCTCGAGGACACCAAGGAAGGCGTGCGCTTCAGACGTGGGTGA
- a CDS encoding ribonuclease III domain-containing protein — protein sequence MGEHNTDRMQPLSLAFVGDAVYSVYVRTHLLVENPHLKPDAIHQAANRMVKASAQAEALDHLRKHILTEEEWDIARKARNKSSATRAKNASIKDYRNASGLEALIGHLHLKGEKARLDELMHIILESGRDRNE from the coding sequence GTGGGTGAGCATAATACCGACCGCATGCAGCCCCTGTCACTCGCCTTTGTCGGAGATGCAGTGTACTCGGTCTATGTGCGGACACATCTTCTGGTCGAGAATCCCCATCTGAAGCCGGATGCCATCCACCAGGCTGCCAACCGGATGGTGAAGGCGAGTGCCCAGGCAGAAGCCCTGGACCACTTGCGTAAGCACATCCTGACGGAAGAAGAGTGGGATATTGCACGGAAGGCACGCAATAAGTCGAGTGCAACACGGGCGAAAAACGCATCAATCAAGGACTACAGGAATGCTTCAGGGCTGGAAGCGCTGATCGGCCACCTCCATCTGAAGGGAGAGAAGGCGAGGCTTGATGAATTGATGCATATCATATTGGAATCAGGGAGGGATAGAAATGAGTGA
- the rlmB gene encoding 23S rRNA (guanosine(2251)-2'-O)-methyltransferase RlmB: MSDSVIAGRHAVREALMGDADINKVFIQDSVNKGQIKDILDTARKKKVVVQTVPKSKLDGLTDERHQGVVALGSPHDYMPLETLMGRIEGKRANLVILDGLEDPHNLGSILRTCDATGFDGVIIPNRRSVQLTDTVAKTSTGAIEHVPVVRVTNINQTIDKLKEKGFWIAGSDGKGTMDYREMAADVNTALVIGSEGKGISRKTLEKCDFVVQIPMVGHITSLNASVSAALLMYEVFRKQNDVRRG; encoded by the coding sequence ATGAGTGATTCAGTGATAGCGGGGCGCCATGCAGTGCGTGAGGCATTGATGGGGGATGCGGACATCAACAAGGTGTTCATCCAGGACTCCGTAAACAAGGGACAGATCAAGGATATACTCGATACCGCAAGAAAAAAGAAGGTGGTCGTCCAGACGGTGCCCAAATCGAAGCTCGATGGGCTGACTGATGAACGGCATCAGGGTGTAGTGGCCCTCGGCAGTCCGCACGACTATATGCCGCTTGAAACATTGATGGGAAGAATCGAGGGGAAGCGTGCAAACCTGGTCATACTCGATGGCCTGGAGGACCCGCACAACCTTGGATCCATCCTCAGGACCTGTGATGCCACCGGATTTGATGGTGTCATCATTCCGAACCGCCGCTCCGTGCAGCTGACGGATACGGTCGCCAAGACATCCACGGGGGCGATAGAACATGTGCCGGTCGTCCGCGTGACGAACATCAACCAGACCATCGACAAGCTGAAGGAGAAGGGGTTCTGGATTGCGGGCAGTGACGGCAAGGGCACGATGGATTACCGGGAAATGGCGGCAGATGTCAATACAGCGCTTGTGATAGGGAGCGAAGGTAAAGGGATCAGCAGAAAGACATTGGAGAAATGTGATTTCGTCGTACAGATTCCGATGGTGGGCCACATCACCAGCCTCAATGCCTCGGTATCGGCCGCACTGCTGATGTATGAAGTGTTCCGCAAGCAGAACGACGTCAGGCGTGGATGA
- a CDS encoding NYN domain-containing protein has translation MKRKKRRILIVDGYNLIGADQELHRESLHSLEMPREKILAALAEYQSVANYEIICVFDAYEVRSKESILDYHGVTVVYTKEKETADEYIERFVHDHYHPHLCEISVVTSDLTEQNAIFALGAYRISSREMWVSLAEAEKNISRKIDTINEKMPRQKLDIRDDVQAKLEKWRRGRF, from the coding sequence ATGAAGCGGAAAAAAAGGCGCATCCTGATTGTGGATGGCTATAATCTGATTGGTGCGGATCAGGAACTGCATAGGGAGTCCCTCCATTCGCTCGAGATGCCCAGAGAAAAGATACTGGCAGCCTTAGCTGAATACCAGTCGGTTGCGAACTATGAGATCATCTGCGTATTCGATGCCTACGAAGTGCGCTCGAAAGAAAGCATCCTTGATTATCATGGTGTCACTGTAGTGTATACGAAGGAGAAGGAGACGGCAGATGAGTATATTGAACGCTTCGTCCATGACCACTATCACCCCCATCTATGTGAAATCAGTGTGGTGACGAGCGACCTGACTGAACAGAATGCAATATTTGCACTCGGTGCCTACAGGATCTCCTCCCGGGAGATGTGGGTGAGCCTGGCGGAGGCTGAAAAGAATATCAGCAGGAAAATAGATACGATTAATGAAAAAATGCCAAGGCAGAAATTGGATATCCGCGATGATGTCCAGGCGAAACTTGAAAAATGGCGCCGGGGACGATTCTAG
- a CDS encoding RNA polymerase sigma factor, translated as MYQIATFHFFVREDADDELDALAFRVRAGDMQAFDLIDARLRPQIHRMSYRYMNDFHDREDVEQEMMEQALRLCSRYQHDRGRYRHYLFRTLHLEMRSRRKRGMREYRVLVPTGDKGVVEQAEPEEKVANPINIMVKEEQLQYLMHKRGICSPLERKVLQHLEKGHGISDVCRELALDRRSVLNTLHRIRRKKERLALLEDSGGLFDNMA; from the coding sequence ATGTACCAGATTGCCACGTTTCATTTTTTTGTCAGGGAAGATGCCGATGATGAACTGGATGCATTGGCGTTCAGGGTCCGCGCAGGTGATATGCAGGCTTTCGATCTGATCGATGCCAGACTGAGGCCGCAGATCCACCGTATGAGCTATCGGTATATGAATGATTTCCATGATCGTGAAGATGTCGAGCAGGAAATGATGGAACAGGCGCTCAGGCTGTGCAGCCGCTATCAGCATGACAGGGGGAGGTATCGCCATTATCTGTTCCGCACGCTGCATCTTGAAATGCGCTCGCGCAGGAAGCGGGGCATGAGGGAGTATAGGGTGCTCGTGCCGACGGGGGATAAAGGTGTGGTAGAACAGGCCGAACCGGAAGAGAAGGTGGCCAACCCCATCAACATCATGGTGAAGGAGGAGCAGCTTCAGTACCTTATGCATAAGCGGGGGATCTGCTCGCCGCTTGAAAGGAAGGTGCTCCAGCACCTCGAAAAGGGCCATGGCATCAGCGATGTCTGCAGGGAGCTCGCCCTCGACAGAAGAAGCGTGCTGAACACCCTGCACCGCATCAGGCGCAAAAAGGAGCGCCTCGCCCTGTTGGAAGACTCCGGGGGGCTGTTTGACAA